A region of Mycobacteriales bacterium DNA encodes the following proteins:
- a CDS encoding FIST N-terminal domain-containing protein: MGRFGSGLASGADLVRAAEEATAAALAPLGGIAPTLVCAFVCGPDPASVEAAFARVSSLVGDATTLGCSAGGVIGAERAVEAVSAVSVWAAVLPAASIRTFHLEVMRTPESLAVIGLPERAGEADLCLLLADPYSFPADGFVSRFNDTAAGLPVAGGLASGMLGPGGTRLLVDGRVVDRGAVGALLAGDVTTATIVSQGCRPIGPTMIVTRSEGNVVLELAGTPALRKLEEIVAELPADEQALASRGLQLGIAMDEYAEVHDRGDFLIRGVLGTDDDRGGLVVGDLVEVGRTVRFQVRDAQAAADDLRELLAGPAALGGPGLVEGALLFSCNGRGAALFPSADHDAVTVAEHFAHAPVAGFFAAGEIGPVGGRNYLHGFTASIVAFG, from the coding sequence ATGGGACGCTTCGGGTCGGGTCTGGCGTCGGGTGCGGACCTGGTGCGCGCCGCCGAGGAGGCGACCGCCGCGGCGCTGGCGCCGCTCGGGGGGATCGCGCCGACGCTGGTCTGCGCGTTCGTCTGCGGCCCCGACCCCGCGTCGGTGGAGGCGGCGTTCGCGCGGGTGTCGTCGCTCGTCGGCGACGCCACCACGCTCGGCTGCTCCGCAGGCGGCGTCATCGGCGCCGAGCGCGCGGTCGAGGCGGTCAGCGCGGTCAGCGTGTGGGCGGCGGTACTGCCGGCCGCGAGCATCAGGACGTTCCACCTCGAGGTGATGCGGACGCCGGAGAGCCTGGCCGTCATCGGGCTGCCGGAACGCGCCGGCGAGGCCGACCTCTGCCTGCTGCTGGCCGACCCGTACTCGTTCCCGGCGGACGGGTTCGTGTCGCGCTTCAACGACACCGCCGCCGGGCTGCCCGTCGCCGGCGGGCTGGCCAGCGGGATGCTCGGCCCCGGCGGCACCCGGCTGCTGGTCGACGGGCGGGTGGTCGACCGCGGTGCCGTGGGGGCGTTGCTCGCGGGCGACGTGACGACGGCGACGATCGTCTCCCAGGGCTGCCGCCCGATCGGCCCGACGATGATCGTCACCAGGTCCGAAGGGAACGTCGTCCTCGAGCTGGCCGGCACGCCCGCCCTGCGCAAGCTGGAGGAGATCGTCGCCGAGCTGCCGGCCGACGAGCAGGCGCTCGCCTCGCGCGGGCTCCAGCTCGGCATCGCGATGGACGAGTACGCCGAGGTGCACGACCGCGGCGACTTCCTCATCCGCGGCGTGCTCGGCACCGACGACGACCGCGGCGGGCTCGTCGTCGGCGACCTCGTGGAGGTCGGGCGGACGGTGCGGTTCCAGGTGCGCGACGCGCAGGCGGCGGCCGACGACCTGCGCGAGCTGCTCGCCGGCCCGGCCGCGCTCGGCGGTCCTGGCCTGGTGGAGGGGGCGTTGCTGTTCTCGTGCAACGGGCGCGGGGCGGCGCTGTTCCCGTCGGCCGACCACGACGCGGTGACCGTCGCCGAGCACTTCGCGCACGCGCCGGTCGCCGGCTTCTTCGCCGCCGGCGAGATCGGACCGGTGGGCGGCCGCAACTACCTGCACGGGTTCACCGCGAGCATCGTGGCGTTCGGCTGA
- a CDS encoding alpha/beta fold hydrolase — translation MRDDHPLPGTDHVVDDVRLHVVHHGSGDGLPVLLVHGVPTSSYLWRDVQRDLGHAHRTYAVDLAGLGCSERPADGRYDLATQAALLLGLLDDLGLDRVAVVGHDVGGGVAVNLAAVAADRVAALVLVDTPLHADTWPVPAIRALAAPYLGEAQTALLRLAPGAGEKYLATQLARGLRATELSRKSLTHYTAPLLSADGARGLLGVIRAADPQQVEAAFALVAAEPPPALVLWGEADAWFSPAVGRRIAGELRGASFVEVPDAGHFLPEDRPERVAEEIEGFLAELAATV, via the coding sequence ATGCGCGACGACCACCCGCTGCCCGGCACCGACCACGTCGTCGACGACGTGCGGCTGCACGTCGTCCACCACGGCTCCGGCGACGGCCTGCCGGTGCTGCTCGTGCACGGCGTGCCCACGTCGTCGTACCTGTGGCGGGACGTGCAGCGCGACCTCGGGCACGCGCACCGCACCTACGCCGTCGACCTCGCCGGGCTCGGCTGCTCCGAACGCCCCGCCGACGGCCGCTACGACCTCGCCACGCAGGCGGCGTTGCTGCTCGGGCTGCTGGACGACCTCGGCCTCGACCGCGTCGCGGTCGTCGGGCACGACGTCGGCGGCGGCGTCGCCGTCAACCTCGCCGCCGTGGCCGCCGACCGCGTCGCGGCGCTCGTGCTCGTGGACACGCCGTTGCACGCCGACACCTGGCCGGTGCCCGCGATCCGCGCGCTGGCGGCGCCGTACCTCGGCGAGGCGCAGACCGCGCTGCTGCGACTCGCGCCCGGGGCCGGCGAGAAGTACCTGGCAACGCAGCTCGCCCGCGGCCTGCGCGCCACCGAGCTGTCGCGGAAGTCGCTCACCCACTACACCGCGCCGCTGCTCTCGGCGGACGGCGCGCGCGGGTTGCTCGGCGTGATCCGCGCGGCGGACCCGCAGCAGGTGGAGGCGGCGTTCGCGCTGGTCGCGGCGGAGCCGCCGCCGGCGCTGGTGCTGTGGGGCGAGGCGGACGCGTGGTTCTCCCCCGCCGTCGGCCGCCGCATCGCCGGCGAGCTGCGCGGGGCGTCGTTCGTGGAGGTGCCGGACGCCGGGCACTTCCTCCCCGAGGACCGCCCGGAACGCGTCGCCGAGGAGATCGAGGGCTTCCTCGCCGAGCTCGCCGCGACGGTCTAG
- a CDS encoding sigma 54-interacting transcriptional regulator gives MPKPADTTAGALRESGAAYETVKHEIRRNLLARLRGGEERFPGIVGFGETVLPQLERALLAGHDLVLLGERGQGKTRLIRTLVGLLDEWTPVVAGCEINDHPLAPSCLGCQSRVAELGDDLPVTWRHRSERYGEKLATPDTSVGDLIGDVDPIKVAEGRRLGDPETVHYGLVPRTNRGIFSVNELPDLAERIQVALLNVLEERDIQVRGYQLRLPLDLLLVASANPEDYTNRGRIITPLKDRFGAEIRTHYPLRLDDEIAMIRQEAELSWPTANAVVPDHVMEVIARFTRHVREAPAVDQRSGVSARFAIAAAETVAGSAVRRAALAGEDVPVARVVDLPSVVPASRGKVEFDHLEEGRELEILGHLLKRSVAETYRARLGGADVSGLLAKFEDGTTVETGELVPATELLTRVGTVPGLAQLMRRLGVDDGAESPGLAAATVEFALEGLHLAKKLDKDEVPGRAVYGR, from the coding sequence ATGCCGAAGCCAGCCGACACGACCGCCGGTGCGCTCCGCGAGAGCGGCGCGGCGTACGAGACGGTCAAGCACGAGATCCGGCGCAACCTGCTCGCCCGGCTGCGCGGCGGCGAGGAGCGGTTCCCGGGCATCGTCGGGTTCGGCGAGACGGTCCTCCCCCAGCTCGAACGCGCCCTGCTCGCCGGCCACGACCTGGTGCTGCTCGGCGAGCGCGGCCAGGGGAAGACGCGGCTGATCCGCACGCTGGTCGGCCTGCTGGACGAGTGGACGCCGGTCGTCGCCGGCTGCGAGATCAACGACCACCCGCTCGCGCCGTCCTGCCTCGGCTGCCAGTCGCGCGTGGCCGAGCTCGGCGACGACCTGCCGGTCACCTGGCGGCACCGCTCCGAGCGCTACGGCGAGAAGCTCGCCACCCCGGACACCAGCGTCGGCGACCTGATCGGCGACGTCGACCCGATCAAGGTCGCGGAGGGCCGCCGCCTCGGCGACCCGGAGACCGTCCACTACGGCCTGGTGCCGCGCACCAACCGCGGCATCTTCAGCGTCAACGAGCTGCCCGACCTGGCCGAGCGCATCCAGGTCGCGCTGCTCAACGTCCTGGAGGAGCGCGACATCCAGGTCCGCGGCTACCAGCTCCGGCTGCCGCTGGACCTGCTGCTCGTCGCGTCCGCGAACCCCGAGGACTACACCAACCGCGGCCGCATCATCACGCCGTTGAAGGACCGGTTCGGCGCCGAGATCCGCACGCACTACCCGCTGCGGCTGGACGACGAGATCGCGATGATCCGCCAGGAGGCGGAGCTGTCGTGGCCGACCGCGAACGCCGTCGTCCCCGACCACGTCATGGAGGTCATCGCGCGGTTCACCCGGCACGTCCGCGAGGCGCCGGCGGTGGACCAGCGGTCGGGCGTGTCCGCGCGGTTCGCGATCGCGGCGGCGGAGACCGTCGCCGGGTCGGCGGTGCGCCGCGCCGCGCTGGCCGGCGAGGACGTGCCGGTGGCGCGGGTGGTCGACCTGCCGAGCGTCGTGCCGGCGTCGCGCGGCAAGGTGGAGTTCGACCACCTGGAGGAGGGGCGCGAGCTGGAGATCCTCGGCCACCTGCTGAAGCGGTCGGTGGCCGAGACGTACCGCGCGCGACTCGGCGGCGCCGACGTGTCCGGGCTGCTGGCGAAGTTCGAGGACGGCACGACGGTCGAGACCGGCGAGCTGGTGCCGGCGACCGAGCTGCTGACGCGGGTCGGCACCGTGCCCGGGCTGGCGCAGCTCATGCGCCGGCTCGGTGTGGACGACGGCGCCGAGTCGCCAGGGCTGGCCGCCGCGACCGTGGAGTTCGCGCTGGAGGGCCTGCACCTGGCCAAGAAGCTGGACAAGGACGAGGTCCCCGGCCGCGCCGTCTACGGGCGCTGA
- a CDS encoding ROK family protein produces the protein MAAPRNVLALDIGGTKLAAALVDRGGRVSAAARVPTPHGRRLDGETLWKTVVALLDRFTTGVGARDVGGVGVGCGGPMTWPDGHVSPLNIPAWRDFPLRDRLRERFPDVPVRVHNDAVCVAVGEHWRGAGRGRDNVLGMVVSTGVGGGLVLGGHLVDGASGNAGHIGHVVVDPEGPDCECGGRGCLEAVARGPAVAAWARSQGWGTPRSTARDVADDAARGHPVAREALARAGRALGIAIASATHLLDVDVVAVGGGLSQAGPMLFDPLEEAFRTHAGMGWARAVRVVPAALGQEAGLVGAAALVLSGSRYWNAD, from the coding sequence ATGGCGGCCCCTCGCAACGTCCTCGCGCTCGACATCGGCGGCACCAAGCTCGCCGCCGCCCTGGTCGACCGCGGCGGGCGCGTGTCCGCCGCCGCGCGGGTGCCGACGCCGCACGGGCGCCGCCTCGACGGCGAGACGTTGTGGAAGACCGTCGTCGCGCTGCTCGACCGGTTCACGACCGGCGTCGGCGCGCGCGACGTCGGCGGCGTCGGCGTCGGCTGCGGCGGGCCGATGACGTGGCCGGACGGGCACGTGTCGCCGTTGAACATCCCGGCCTGGCGCGACTTCCCGCTGCGCGACCGGCTGCGCGAACGCTTCCCCGACGTCCCCGTGCGCGTGCACAACGACGCCGTCTGCGTCGCCGTCGGCGAGCACTGGCGCGGCGCCGGGCGCGGCCGCGACAACGTCCTCGGCATGGTCGTCTCCACCGGCGTCGGCGGCGGCCTCGTCCTCGGCGGCCACCTGGTCGACGGCGCCAGCGGCAACGCCGGCCACATCGGCCACGTCGTCGTCGACCCGGAAGGGCCGGACTGCGAGTGCGGCGGCCGCGGCTGCCTCGAAGCCGTCGCGCGCGGCCCCGCCGTCGCCGCGTGGGCGCGTTCGCAGGGGTGGGGGACGCCGCGGTCGACGGCGCGCGACGTGGCCGACGACGCGGCACGCGGGCACCCCGTCGCACGCGAGGCGCTGGCGCGGGCCGGCCGCGCGCTCGGCATCGCGATCGCGTCGGCCACGCACCTGCTCGACGTCGACGTCGTCGCCGTCGGCGGCGGGCTGTCGCAGGCCGGACCGATGCTGTTCGACCCGCTGGAGGAGGCGTTCCGCACCCACGCCGGCATGGGCTGGGCGCGAGCGGTGCGCGTCGTTCCGGCGGCGCTGGGCCAGGAGGCGGGGCTGGTCGGCGCGGCCGCGCTCGTCCTGTCCGGCAGCCGTTACTGGAACGCCGACTAG